DNA from Capsicum annuum cultivar UCD-10X-F1 unplaced genomic scaffold, UCD10Xv1.1 ctg70392, whole genome shotgun sequence:
ttttaatagacgtgatggctccaatggcaaagtattgtatatacatatatatatgtgtgctcgagcttatacaggtgattatttccttttatatgcgacatgatgctgtccgaatttcgggttgtcatagacgTAAGATGACACTTGTGGTGTTGAACTTGACTTGTTAACTACAGAAATGGAGTCATCTAAAGAGACAGGTTGTCGAGCTCCAGATGACCCCATCCTCTGCATCAATGACTGTGATTTTTTCGGTAGTGCAGCTATGATGTGTATGTGTTCCAAGTGTCAAAAGGACATGATACTACTGAAGCAGGAACATACAAAGCTTGTAGCTGCATCCAGCAAAGACGTCGTACGCAGAAGCTCAAGCAGCGATGAATCAGAACTTGCTCTTGCAGGTGCCGCAGTTGCATCTGCAAATTTAGCCTCTCAGATTTCACAAGTGAAGGCAAAAGAGGGTTTGAAAAAGTGCACATCTTGTCGTAAGCGTGTGGGATTAACAGGGTTCAGTTGCAAATGTGGCGATCTTTTATGCGTAGTTCATCATTATTCAAACAAACACAACTGCCCGTTTGATTATTGGAATGCTGATCAGAATGCAATAGCAAAAGCAAATCCTATCATCGTAGTAGAAAAGCTTAATAAGATCTGACTAGCACCTATCAAAAGGTTGTATGAACTGAAGCAATGTCCATCTTTCGATAATTTGGCCTTGTCTTACAGGGTGATGATGAAAGTTTTAAGTGGGGGTAGGTGTGGGGGGTACCCTAGAGCCTAGATAATCCTGGTGTGTAAGTTATTTATGATCTTGGTGCACATTTTCATGGAATTTGGTCTTGTTTTGTCATCATTTTTTGTCTCCTTGTCTAGTATAATATGCATAATGTGTCATCTTGATGAATTTCACATTCATACATCCGTGTTTTGAAATCCTAAATTCGCCTCCGTGCATTCTTCAAGATTCCAAAGTCTCCTTTGAGTATCAATAATGTAGAGTTTTTTTTTG
Protein-coding regions in this window:
- the LOC124894133 gene encoding zinc finger A20 and AN1 domain-containing stress-associated protein 8-like; protein product: MESSKETGCRAPDDPILCINDCDFFGSAAMMCMCSKCQKDMILLKQEHTKLVAASSKDVVRRSSSSDESELALAGAAVASANLASQISQVKAKEGLKKCTSCRKRVGLTGFSCKCGDLLCVVHHYSNKHNCPFDYWNADQNAIAKANPIIVVEKLNKI